The following are from one region of the Nitrospiraceae bacterium genome:
- the coaBC gene encoding bifunctional phosphopantothenoylcysteine decarboxylase/phosphopantothenate--cysteine ligase CoaBC, protein MDEGQGQPTLVGARIILGVTGSIAAYKAVGLLRALVKEGADVRVVMTHAATKFVAPLTLEVLSGKPASIDLFEAQHEMKHLSMPEEADLVVVAPATANFLAKAATGLADDLLSTMLLTAQCPLLIAPAMDGGMWNHSAVAQNVETLRTRGVIVLDPEEGPLASGRFGQGRLADEVRILEAIQSALAPQRDWQGHRILVSAGPTQEPIDPVRFISNRSSGKMGYALAEAARIRGAQVTLVSGPTALPVPAGVEIVEVRTAEEMTKAMCNRLPWSTVVVMAAAVADYRPAEASVHKLKKQGQGDQVLRLEPTRDILAMLSSQRANQLLIGFAAETQDLIAHATQKLSAKGLDMIVANDVTREGAGFGSDQNAVTVIDRHGRTTEFPLMAKRQLADHILTLARTLIVPRGSQSGARTE, encoded by the coding sequence GTGGACGAGGGCCAGGGACAACCGACGTTAGTCGGCGCACGGATCATTCTCGGGGTCACCGGCAGCATCGCGGCGTACAAGGCTGTTGGGCTGCTGCGTGCACTCGTGAAAGAAGGGGCCGATGTCCGGGTGGTGATGACCCATGCTGCTACAAAATTCGTCGCCCCGCTCACCTTGGAAGTGCTCTCAGGGAAGCCGGCATCAATTGATCTGTTTGAAGCCCAACACGAGATGAAGCATTTATCGATGCCCGAAGAAGCCGATCTCGTTGTCGTGGCGCCAGCGACCGCGAATTTCCTGGCCAAGGCGGCGACAGGGTTGGCGGACGATCTGCTTTCCACGATGCTGCTGACCGCGCAATGCCCGCTTCTGATCGCACCGGCAATGGATGGGGGAATGTGGAATCATAGCGCCGTGGCACAGAACGTTGAGACGCTGCGGACTCGAGGAGTAATTGTCTTGGACCCAGAAGAGGGCCCTTTGGCTTCTGGCCGATTCGGTCAGGGTCGATTGGCCGACGAAGTGCGCATTCTGGAAGCTATTCAATCTGCACTTGCTCCGCAACGTGATTGGCAAGGACATCGGATCCTTGTCTCAGCTGGCCCGACGCAAGAGCCGATCGATCCAGTACGGTTTATCTCGAATCGTTCCTCCGGGAAAATGGGCTATGCCTTAGCGGAAGCCGCTCGGATCCGAGGAGCCCAGGTGACTCTCGTGTCAGGTCCTACGGCCCTTCCAGTCCCAGCGGGTGTTGAAATCGTGGAGGTACGTACTGCTGAAGAGATGACAAAAGCGATGTGCAACAGACTACCCTGGTCGACTGTTGTCGTCATGGCGGCTGCCGTGGCCGACTATCGTCCTGCAGAGGCCTCCGTGCACAAACTTAAAAAGCAGGGACAGGGAGATCAGGTACTGCGTCTGGAGCCGACAAGAGACATTCTTGCCATGTTATCGAGTCAGCGGGCGAATCAGTTGTTGATCGGATTTGCTGCTGAGACGCAGGATCTGATCGCCCACGCGACGCAAAAACTCTCCGCAAAAGGCTTGGATATGATTGTGGCCAATGACGTCACAAGAGAAGGAGCAGGCTTTGGAAGCGATCAGAACGCCGTGACCGTAATCGATCGCCACGGACGGACAACCGAGTTTCCCTTGATGGCTAAACGCCAGCTTGCCGACCATATTCTCACCCTCGCTCGCACGCTGATCGTACCTCGCGGTTCTCAATCCGGAGCTCGGACCGAGTAA
- the accC gene encoding acetyl-CoA carboxylase biotin carboxylase subunit — protein sequence MFKKVLIANRGEIALRVIRACKELGIKTVAVHSEADAGSFHVKAADERICIGPPEAALSYRNIPNVLSAAEITGADAIHPGYGFLSENAHFAEVCESIGIKFIGPTSENIALMGDKAKAREIVARKGLPVTPGSPGELKSEQEALDAATKIGYPVIIKASAGGGGRGMRVVNKADDLARAFQAAQAEAKSTFGHDGVYLERYFLEPRHIEVQIIADHRGHVIHLGERDCSIQRRHQKLVEETPSPAVDEKLRKEIGRVAVEAVKAVHYRNVGTVEFLLDKDHNFFFMEVNTRIQVEHPITEMVTGVDLIKEQIKLANGQVLSIKQQDIRLNGHSLECRINAEDPEKFTPSPGLITKYNAPGGFGVRVDSAMESNAMVVPHYDSMIAKVITHGRDRQEAIARMRRALDEFVIEGIKTTIPLHKRILNDPDFQKGHVSTTFLDRFLAG from the coding sequence GTGTTCAAGAAAGTGTTAATCGCTAATCGCGGAGAAATCGCACTGCGGGTCATTCGAGCCTGCAAAGAACTCGGCATCAAGACCGTGGCAGTCCACTCTGAAGCCGATGCCGGCTCCTTCCACGTCAAAGCGGCGGACGAACGCATCTGCATCGGACCGCCGGAGGCTGCCCTAAGTTACCGTAACATTCCGAACGTGCTGAGCGCCGCAGAAATCACGGGAGCCGATGCCATCCATCCGGGCTATGGATTTCTCTCCGAGAACGCTCACTTCGCTGAAGTGTGCGAATCCATCGGGATCAAGTTCATCGGTCCCACGTCCGAGAACATCGCCCTGATGGGTGATAAAGCCAAGGCGAGGGAAATTGTCGCGAGGAAAGGGCTGCCTGTCACACCAGGAAGCCCAGGTGAGCTCAAAAGCGAACAGGAAGCATTGGATGCTGCGACCAAGATCGGATACCCCGTCATCATTAAGGCCTCTGCTGGCGGAGGAGGACGCGGGATGCGGGTCGTCAACAAAGCTGATGACTTGGCACGCGCATTCCAAGCCGCACAGGCAGAGGCCAAATCGACGTTCGGCCATGACGGGGTCTACCTTGAGCGGTATTTTCTAGAACCTCGGCATATTGAAGTGCAGATTATCGCCGACCATCGCGGCCATGTCATTCACTTGGGTGAGCGGGACTGCTCCATTCAGCGGCGTCACCAGAAACTTGTCGAAGAAACACCTTCTCCTGCCGTGGATGAGAAGCTGCGCAAGGAAATCGGCCGTGTAGCTGTCGAAGCAGTCAAGGCTGTGCATTACCGGAACGTCGGAACCGTGGAGTTTCTGCTCGACAAAGACCATAATTTTTTCTTTATGGAGGTAAACACCCGCATTCAAGTGGAACATCCGATCACGGAAATGGTCACCGGTGTCGACCTCATCAAAGAGCAGATCAAGCTCGCCAATGGACAGGTGCTCTCCATCAAACAACAAGACATCCGTTTAAACGGCCATAGCCTGGAATGCCGCATCAACGCGGAAGACCCGGAAAAATTTACGCCTTCGCCGGGGTTGATCACAAAATACAATGCTCCGGGCGGGTTCGGTGTCCGTGTCGATTCCGCGATGGAATCCAATGCGATGGTCGTCCCGCACTATGATTCCATGATCGCAAAGGTCATCACTCACGGCCGCGACCGGCAGGAAGCGATCGCCCGCATGCGCCGCGCCCTCGACGAATTCGTCATCGAAGGCATTAAGACGACGATCCCGCTTCACAAGCGCATCCTCAACGATCCTGATTTCCAAAAGGGCCATGTCTCAACGACATTCCTCGACCGGTTCCTGGCTGGATGA
- the accB gene encoding acetyl-CoA carboxylase biotin carboxyl carrier protein, with the protein MSKGKSRKQRTNKPPIILPQGFADTAGGKGSPSLLGNQSKHVQELIDILKRNNLTELELEREGVRIRVRYEQGIKTVTTTVADVGPGTVTSASQAIPAGSTPVEDTSGMVTIASPIVGTFYRSPSPDADPYVEEGDYVKKGQVLCIVEAMKLMNEIESEVDGRVTKILAESTKPVEYGQALFLIDPKATP; encoded by the coding sequence GTGAGCAAGGGTAAGTCTCGCAAACAGCGGACAAACAAGCCGCCGATCATTCTGCCGCAAGGTTTTGCTGATACCGCGGGAGGAAAAGGATCGCCTTCCCTGCTGGGGAACCAATCCAAGCATGTCCAAGAGCTTATCGACATTTTGAAGCGTAACAATTTGACCGAGTTGGAACTCGAGCGAGAAGGAGTCAGGATTCGTGTCCGGTATGAACAAGGAATAAAAACAGTGACGACCACTGTCGCCGACGTGGGCCCCGGGACCGTCACGTCAGCGTCTCAGGCAATCCCCGCAGGGAGTACGCCGGTCGAAGACACCTCCGGCATGGTGACAATAGCATCACCCATTGTCGGGACGTTCTATCGATCCCCCTCACCGGATGCCGACCCTTATGTAGAAGAAGGGGATTACGTGAAAAAAGGACAGGTGCTATGTATCGTAGAAGCCATGAAGCTGATGAACGAAATTGAATCGGAGGTAGATGGGCGAGTGACAAAAATTCTGGCTGAAAGCACAAAGCCGGTCGAATACGGCCAAGCACTCTTCCTTATTGATCCGAAAGCCACACCATAG
- the aroQ gene encoding type II 3-dehydroquinate dehydratase: MIRILVLHGPNLNLLGMREQSIYGATSLDGVDTAISKLAEELAIEVDIRQSNSEGELVSWIQEARSGYQGIVINPAGYTHSSIAIRDALAAVDLPTIEVHLSNIHQREEFRHRSYIAGVAMGQISGLGPTSYLLALRGLHDLLTTPRKQKKIAATSTARRVTRNTR; encoded by the coding sequence ATGATACGGATTCTGGTTTTGCACGGGCCTAACTTGAACCTCCTTGGGATGCGGGAACAGTCGATCTATGGAGCCACCTCGCTCGACGGAGTGGATACCGCGATCTCGAAACTTGCCGAGGAATTAGCCATTGAAGTCGATATTCGTCAGTCGAACAGTGAAGGAGAACTCGTCTCGTGGATTCAGGAGGCCCGGAGTGGGTACCAGGGAATCGTGATTAACCCAGCGGGCTATACCCATAGCAGCATCGCCATTCGAGATGCCTTGGCCGCCGTTGACTTGCCCACGATCGAGGTTCATCTGTCAAACATCCATCAACGCGAAGAGTTCCGCCATCGGTCTTACATCGCAGGCGTAGCTATGGGGCAGATTTCAGGACTGGGACCGACTAGCTATTTGCTCGCGCTTCGCGGATTGCATGACCTCCTCACCACGCCGCGCAAGCAAAAAAAGATTGCGGCAACGTCAACCGCACGACGCGTCACACGCAACACACGATAA
- a CDS encoding tetratricopeptide repeat protein, translated as MALQLVKDPQSKVFMPLAEEYVKAGMWQEAAAVLEDGLKNYPGFITAMVTLGRAYDQMGQPTKAKAILEEAIKLSPENLRAHRTLVKIYVAQGLADAALRCCTVILTVNPQDEEALSIQAQLGGSPVPQKSMAKHPTVPLTAVKPAREAPAPPASASIESTPTEAEAVDPLAAATTLMETTLERMHRPSGESSEEASSPLSGTPACSTPGSSRIVSQLETWLRSIQSRRRDHDQTDHVRSPSS; from the coding sequence TTGGCTCTCCAATTAGTGAAAGATCCCCAGTCAAAAGTGTTCATGCCGCTGGCCGAAGAATATGTGAAGGCTGGTATGTGGCAAGAGGCGGCAGCCGTTCTGGAAGACGGCCTGAAAAATTATCCAGGGTTTATTACGGCGATGGTGACCCTGGGCCGCGCCTATGACCAAATGGGTCAGCCAACCAAGGCGAAAGCCATCCTTGAAGAAGCCATCAAGCTCAGTCCAGAGAACTTGCGGGCGCACCGAACACTGGTCAAGATTTATGTTGCGCAGGGACTTGCTGACGCTGCCTTGCGATGTTGCACTGTCATTCTAACGGTGAATCCTCAGGATGAAGAAGCCTTGTCGATCCAGGCACAACTTGGAGGAAGTCCCGTCCCACAGAAATCGATGGCGAAGCACCCGACTGTTCCTCTAACAGCGGTGAAACCAGCGCGCGAGGCTCCCGCACCTCCTGCTTCTGCATCGATTGAGTCAACGCCAACCGAAGCGGAAGCCGTGGATCCCTTAGCAGCTGCAACTACCTTGATGGAGACGACTCTCGAGCGAATGCATCGTCCCAGCGGAGAGTCGAGTGAAGAGGCGAGCAGTCCTCTTTCTGGGACGCCCGCATGCTCGACACCTGGATCGTCACGTATCGTATCGCAACTCGAAACTTGGCTCCGCTCTATCCAGTCACGGCGGCGCGACCACGACCAAACCGATCACGTGCGTTCACCGAGTTCATAA
- a CDS encoding DNA-directed RNA polymerase subunit omega, producing the protein MADMLSLLPQYTTDQFDSRHRLVLVAAQRAKHLLQGSRSHGTSRFTKETTIGLDEVLRGETKYLVGKEAREAMKEAKRGKEGETERIAMMSGDDAREIKKELSNYVDDTAKPTGVESEE; encoded by the coding sequence ATGGCCGATATGTTAAGTCTTCTCCCGCAGTATACGACGGATCAGTTCGATTCGCGTCACCGGCTGGTGCTGGTGGCAGCCCAACGTGCTAAGCATCTCCTGCAGGGATCACGGTCTCACGGGACTTCCCGCTTCACGAAGGAAACCACGATCGGCCTCGACGAGGTTCTGCGAGGCGAAACCAAATATCTCGTAGGGAAAGAAGCACGTGAAGCCATGAAGGAGGCCAAGCGCGGCAAAGAAGGGGAAACGGAACGGATCGCGATGATGAGCGGCGATGACGCTCGCGAAATCAAGAAGGAACTCAGTAATTATGTCGACGACACGGCGAAACCGACCGGAGTCGAAAGTGAGGAGTAA
- the efp gene encoding elongation factor P: MISTTDFRGGVRLMVDGEPFYIVEFQHVKPGKGGAFVRTKLKSYLSGNVLDRTFRSGERFDEPDLEEREMQFLYATGNSYTFMDTETYEQLTFEKSQLGENADLLKENMNVRILIYEHRPIAVELPIFIELKVVDAEPGVRGDTASGGTKPAVVETGATIKVPLYLEVGTVIKIDTRTRAYVERVR, translated from the coding sequence GTGATTTCTACGACGGATTTTCGAGGAGGTGTCCGGCTGATGGTCGACGGTGAACCGTTTTATATCGTTGAATTTCAACATGTAAAACCCGGCAAGGGTGGAGCCTTCGTGCGAACTAAACTCAAGAGCTACCTTTCCGGCAACGTGCTCGACCGTACGTTCCGGTCGGGCGAGCGATTCGACGAGCCGGATCTTGAGGAACGAGAGATGCAGTTCCTCTATGCGACAGGGAACTCGTATACGTTTATGGATACGGAGACCTACGAACAGCTCACCTTCGAGAAAAGCCAGCTGGGAGAGAATGCGGATCTCTTAAAAGAAAACATGAACGTTAGGATCCTGATTTATGAGCATCGCCCCATCGCAGTCGAGCTCCCGATCTTTATCGAACTCAAAGTCGTGGACGCCGAGCCAGGTGTCCGTGGTGACACGGCCTCGGGTGGAACCAAGCCGGCGGTGGTGGAGACTGGCGCTACAATTAAGGTTCCACTGTATCTCGAAGTTGGCACGGTGATTAAGATCGATACCCGCACGAGAGCCTACGTGGAGCGCGTTCGGTGA